Genomic DNA from Telopea speciosissima isolate NSW1024214 ecotype Mountain lineage chromosome 2, Tspe_v1, whole genome shotgun sequence:
cttcctccggggGTGCTTGAGCTGTCAacgttcatggtccaggtcgggtcGGCCTTAGCTTCTGCATTGGCTTCttctgctgtcttctcttcctcgaccTTGAGGTCAGGTATTATGCACTCGGCGACGAAGTCGGCAAGGGTTTTTCCTTTTATCGTGGTCCTCGGGCGATAGTttatatcgtactcactcagctcaaTGGCCTAGGTGATCCGCCGACCTGACACgtcgggcttgtgcaatatcttcttgagaggCTGGTCGGTCAGCACCGCGATCGAATAAGCTTAAAAatatggccttagctttctcgcGGCTgtgacaagagcgaatgctaaCTTCTCGAACTTGGAGTATCTCGACTCGGCGTCGACAAGAACATGACTAATGTAGTATATAGGCTTCTGAGCTTGGCCTTCTTCTCTGACCAACACCACGCTGAGCGCCACCGGGTAgcagctaagtaaacttgaagctcctcttttggctcgattcggctgagaagaggcgggttctctaagtatttcttcagctcttcaaaagcttgttggcacTCGTCCAACCAGACGAAGTCCttcgggtttcggatgttcttgagggccttgaagggcttggagggctcatctcttggatggccttgatttttctAGGATTGGTTTCGATGCCTTtgatagagaccatgaagccgaggaactttcctgaggtcacgccgaatgcacacttggcggggttcagtttcatttggttcttccttaaTATGCCAAAGgcctcttccaggtcggccaagttgtgctcggccttcaagctctttactaacatgtcatccacgtagacttccatgtttgtTCCGATCTGCCTGtagaatatatagttcaccagccgttgatatgttgctccggcattcttcaatttgaacggcatgaccttgtagcaaataATTTATTGGTCAGTTCAGAATGCTGTGTatgactcatcctcctcatgcatcatgatttgatTGTAGCtggagtacgcgtccatgaagctcagcatttCGTGCCCCACCGTGGCGTCAATCAAGAGATCAATTCGAGGTAGCGGGTATTCATCCTTTGGGCAGGCCTTGTTAAGGTCGGTATAGTCGACtcacatcctccatttcccgtttggcttgggaaccataaTGACGTTCGCCAACCAAGTCgagaatttttcttctcagaTGAATCCTGATTGGCTtagcttctctacttcttcattgatgttaGCTTGGCGATCAAGGGtatagttccttctcttctattgaATCGACTTTCGACTCGAATCTATATGCAGTCGATGCTCGGCTATATGTCGAGGTATACCGGGCATGTCGGAAGTCAACCAGGCGAATACGTCTACATTAGTCTTCAAGAATTTTCTGAACCGATTCCTTTGTTCCTTGCTCAACAATGACCCGAGTTGTACCATCTTCGTCAGATCTTCATCCCTGAGGGAGAACGGGGTGAGGTCTTCTACGGGTCTTTCGTGCCTTTATGTGAGCTCATTTCGCTGGTCTTCTGGGAGGTGTTCGATGCACATCGCCATTCCTCGAACGTTgcctttattttgcttgacAAATGTGGCGTAACACTCAcgagctttcttttgatcacctcggATTTCTCCAATGCCGTTCTCTattgggaacttcatcttcaagtgtatcggcgagatgatggcttggagagcagTCAATGATGgtcggccgagtatggcgttgaaggcCACCATCGATcgcactaccatgaatttgacttggatcatcgcttgacatggagcttgtccgaacgtgaccagtaggtcgattgagcccttgatggtggcggcggctcccgagaacccatgaagtgaggtgcccttTGGCTTAAGCGCttcatcgccgaagccaaattgtcagTATGTGTCTAGCGACaaaaggtccacggatgcgcccgTGTCGACCAATACGCGATGAATGGGTCTCTTTGCAATttccacctgcaccaccaaagcatcatcgtgaggtaGACTTATACCTTCCAGGTcagcctcggtgaaggagatcgtcgcctcaGACTTTGGCCTTTTGCCAGGCATCTCAGCGACTCCGATGAACCGTGCATTTGCCTTAGCCTTCCAAGTGGActcttgtccgggccctccaaggatagtgtatatgggagctcccttgtcactgctcagCCCAAATCCgtcatctttcttctcagctcgggctttatcttCGTCACGCTCGGCCTGCCTATTTTTGGACCTCGGCTCGGCTCTCCTTTGATCGCGATCTTCAGGTTGCCGACCCCcacgttcttctcggcctcccttgacatatcgcttcaggtgccccgcttttatcagctcttcaatttctcttttcagctgataacaatcctcgatgtcatgaccggtgtccttgtggaattgacaatacttgttgggattttgagatgacccggcttgcatcggtcggggtcggcggatgtacccgccgtcctgtatttgcatcaaaatctccttgcgcgaggtattcagtggggtgtaatcgggACTCCGAGCTAGGTCTGATCTCTCGGTTCGACGATCTGTCCTGGGCCGCTTTTCCTCCTTACGGTCATCGATCGTCGGCCTATTCTTCTCGGCTCgaccttcgtttcccttccgggcTTAGagcacctcggccatatttgcaaactcattgTACCTCTCCAAGAtctcggccaggtttctggtcggcttccaggccaagtccttgatgagatCCATGTTAGCTAGCCCATTACTCATCGCAGTATTGggcgtggcctcatccaaatccttaatgtctaaggattctttgttgaaacgTGAGACGAACGCTTAGATCGACTCATCAGATtgttgcttcacgctgaggaggttgaccgtcgtcttcttgtgtttcatactactctggaagcgcgtgatgaaggctcgacagagctaAGCGAAGCCTATTATGGAGTTCagtggcaaccaggagaaccatgaggtcaccgcgcccttgagggatgcagggaaagcccgacaagagacaatcttggttcccccgtacatggtcatcatcgcattgaagtagttgatatgatccgtcGGGTCCGTCGACCTGTCATACCGATCTAAGGGAGGAGGCTTGAACTCGACCGGTAGTGGCGCgatcatgatctcgggaggatatgGGTGTCGTCCAACCAGtgaataggcgtccggggtcacCTATTTTTTTAATCCCACAACCTGCTctgccaagtctcgtagccgcttttCCGGCTCTGTTTCATGTGCTCGACCGTTCGGCTCGTCCACTCGGTGTAAATCATCCCATTTATTTGGCCGAGGTCGACCATTTTATCCTTCAGCTTGGGCTCTGTTTGCTCGGTCTTCTCATtgaggtcggccattctggtccgCTCAGTCAGCATCGcctctccttattcttctttccatctagaaattggacccacggggccttctcggctcttcttctctAAGAGGCGGTGGGCTTCGGCGCTGGGGGGCTACCTCCTGCTGTTCTCGATGTGCCCTCTGTTGTCCGTCCTCTTCGAGCCAGCCCAAAAATACCGATCTCCTCTCTACGGAAGCCCCTGGTTCGATCTCTTGCCCGGTCTTTGGGCTCTGACGATGCTCCTACTCACCCCGACGAGCACTCCTGTTGGGACGCGGAGGAGGAGTTTTCTGACTAGGCGGATGTGACGATGCGGCTCGGCTAGGCTCGGCCCGATGCCGGCCACCATTCTACGATAAATTTCCCTCTACGCGAACCACCGGGGCTAGAGGGGGTGCAATTAGTGGTTGACCCATCAACCCACCCTGGGCCATCTGCGTCATGAAAgtacgcagcatctcgttggtgtggagcatctgcagctgcaaatccataacttgTCGGTTATGAGTCGGGACTTCCGAATCCAAATCCTTCGGTAAGGGTGGCGGCAGTGGTAGGTTCAGCCCGTTCAAGTATGGCTCGACCTGTGTCCGATCAGCTGCTGTTGTGTCCagcacacttccaccattcccaccctcaGGTGGGGGAGTTGGATTGGCCGCGACGCTCTTGCGGGGCTGCACACCCactgcccgagggggtcttcgGTCGCACCTTGCCGTGATGCCTCAGGGGGCGACGAATGTCTCGCTTGCCTATCAAGTTGCGGCTCATCCCCGCAGGAGGCAGAGCCGTGCTGTCCTGATCTTGTTTGCACCATTGTtcctgctcttgaagttggtagaaacgacgatggcttgctgacgtcgttcccacagatggcgccaaatctgttgcgtgtgaaaacctccgccGTTCGgttcgcccatggatgagcctgcaaaaagacaagtgagagcaagagagctggtgtggctccggcctaggaatctccgacgctcaagttaggtctccaatgcaacagcgtaacagctagtaaaaagtgagaagAGCAAtcgagctccatacctgagtatttatagagtgaggtgaGGAGGTTGGGAGAGTCccagtatggtaggagttcttctcttagaaggctctctcgcgtagagcgaagtggagagttattttcggggtcggactcttgttaaaGTAAGAGTCCATACTTGGCGTGATTCCGTATCGCGTTGGGATGGTGGCTaaatccttatcccgtgattctcagGATATGCTGATGTGGCTCCGCGATTCCTGGCGGGCCGttgtgatgaccttggtggagggctcggcctcggaggtcggccatGGAGGTCAGCATGGGAGGTCGATCTCGGCTGTCACCTCGGCCTAGGCCGTCATGTGTATGCTTGGCCAGGGAGGTCGGCATGGGTGATGTGTCTCGGGCTCAACCGAGTGCTCGGCCCAGCCATGCGACTTGATGGAGAGCAGGTCGGCCCTGTTTCTGCTTCAGCTCGGTTCGGTTCttggggtgacctcggctcggccacGTGGCGGCTTctgattggtgaggtgattttatgttGTATCAAGAGCAATGTTCTAATTATCGGTATCCTATAGATCATATCGGCCAATATGTATTGGTAGTGTCGGAATTCGATACGATGATACCAATACAATACCGATATATAGATCAACCAATGTGGCTAAAAACGGTTTTTTAATCAAAAAGTGAGTTTTTGATCTCGGATTGGATTAAATGACCAATtcaaccgatacatatcgatattgATGTCGGCTAAGACCGATACGGGTATGGATAATgttaaatgagagagagagagagagagagagagagagagagagagagatggaaaatattttgttgttacacttgtagcaggaatgttcctgctacaaggttggcagccaaggaaatgagatcttaaagggtattttagaaaatagtaaaacctagaAGAGTatttaaaataccctttaagatctcatttccttggctgccaaccttgtagcaggaacattccaaCAGCATAATTTCGTCCGAGAGAGATGGCTTTGGCCTTAATAAAACTACCAAACCGagtttccataaaaaataaaaaaaactaccaaaccgagtttccataaaaaaataaaaaaaactaccaAACCAagtttccattaaaaaaaaaaaaaaaaaaaaaagctaccAAACCGAGTGACCTTTTACACTGCCCAATTGCCCATGCACCTAACGTGTACAAAACGTTCATCAAAAGTCTCAAACGACTCAAACTCGAGTAGTCAAATACTATACTTACCTCTTAATTCCCACTTCGTTCTTGGTTCTCTTCTTCAAAACCCTTTACTTCTTTCTCAATCGAGACTCCATTAGATTCACATCACAAGACCTCCATCTCCATCGAAACATGTTGTCTTCAACAAGTGGATTCGCAATTGTGATTCTTGTGATCGTCGCTGTCTCTTCTACACCTATCAACGGCGACGTATCCGCGACGCCCGACTCCGGAGTCAAGTGTACACCATGTGAACAGCATCctccgccgccgccaccaccatcactgccaccaccaccgccgcctcCAAAGAATCCTTACACGCAGAACTGCCCTCCACCACCATCATCCTCAGGTCAATCACCACCGACTCCTTATTATTATATAACTGGTCCCCCAGGAAATTTGTATCCCTTCGACCCGTATTACTCTGTTTCTAGCCGGAATTCAGTTGCCGGAATTCCGCTTCTTGTTGGATGTGGACTGTTGGGATTGCTTCCTTTTTGGAGACTATGAGGATTAAAGACTTGGATTTTCAAAGATTGGGTCTTTGGGAGAGAATAATCCTTAGGTTAGTTTAGCCCTTTTACTCAATTGTTTAAAGCGATCATCTTTCTGTGTATCCATGTCTTTCAGTTTCTCCATCTTTGATTTGTTTGGTTGGTAGAGGAGAGACTATTTCCTCTATGTTCTTCTCAATTGTTTTGACTTGAATAACAGTTAATCAAATTTCgaatttctttaaattttttgttgCAGCTTTTGTGGCTTTTAGATTTCTCCTGCTCTGTTTCGATGAAGATTGTAGCTTCTGGTTCTGGGAAGAAAATTGAAAACGATTTCTTAAAATTTTACTTTAGCTTTTAATCTATTTCTCTCTGTAGGAATTAGACATTAGAAATTTCAGGTGGATAAATAGATGCAAAGTGCATGCAAAGCATAGAATCCACTGAAAATGTTAGTGATTCGATAGAGCATTTAGCTTTACATTGTCTCCACTAATGCACTTATCACCGCTCTGCACCTTGTCTAGGAttgataaataataataataaataaataaataaagggaaaaggtaGACCACCCGGCCGTGTGCTGTGGCGTGtacctgtgcctagacacagttGGACGCAAAATGATCGACACACCTCTGCTTTTCCAGCCTCAGCACACGATCGAGTGGCATTCTTTCCCCCATAAATAAAACCATAAATTTCTGGTAAACACTGCATCCATCATTGGTCCTAGGGGTATCAAATTCCAACCCGAGTCGATCGGACCTATTGAAGCCAATACCCTGGTTGGTTCAGCTTTTGGCTGAGCTGCTACAAAACTAGTTGAAATCGAACCGGACCAACCGAAGGGACAAACAAAACCTGAAAAAACGATAAAAACCAATGttttacttcattttttgaGGTTAATTTTTCTTTACTATGCGGTGAAGAAACCCGACAGCTATCCCTAGTTGTACTTCTTTGTTCCCTCTATTTATGAATGATCGATAATAGCCCTATCCCTTGGATGATACCCTCTTGATGCCATCTGAAGGTCTCGGTCAAGGGagaaggaaaactcaatccttCTCTATATGtatatgaaaatttgaaaatcgaATAACAGCATGATAAGAGTCTGTTAAGTCAATCAGGGTTGAATCGGTCCCTACTGGTTCTGAACTAATTGGAATCAattccaaaaaccctagaattgatcACTCCGGAATGTCCGAAATCAAGATCGATAAATCACTGCCAATTCCATTCCAAATCGAGCAATCGATTGATCTGAATCAAAACTAATGCAACTGACCAAAACCAGACTTTGAAACTAACCAATTGACACCTCTAACTAGTCCATAAGAGAAACCAACCTTGCTAGTGCCATGAGATTCGATCGATCTTAAAGAGACACATCTGGTGTAATGTGACTGGGTTGGATACCTAGATCATCACATACACACCATTATATTTACTTTATTTCAATCCAACTTCATTGGATTTCTTTTGCCACATAAGACGAGTTAAGAGTCTTACATGGGGTGTGATTCATGCTCGCTGAGGGAATCGTTGTCCCCTCTAATTCGCTGTCCCCTCCTCCACTTCCTTCAaatcctcacatgggggcgaaaatgatcaccctatcccTACCCAAAAACACAACCCAAGATGGGGTTCACTTCCctttattagaggaattggaggtatcgacgaattggaggtgataattattcttgGCTTAAGGTCATCCAACCAAATGGTGAAGTCCCAAGTGTCCATCCAAAAACCCATTACCAACCAAAAtggatatgatatgatatgatatgcaGTTGGTAAGGAGTAAACCAGCCAGTAAGGGAAGGTGTCTAAGTGGTCTTCCTCAGTCTTAGTAATTTAATTAGTACGATGACCTCAAagcatcatcttcttcatcatcatccacgTTGGCCCAAAATGGGGACAAATATCAAAGAGTACACTAATAGAGTCGTGGATCACACGTATGAATGTCATGACTCACACCAGTCAGTTCCATTCAACGACCACCATATATTATGGAATATGGACTGCTCCAAGGGTAGGTGGGTCATGGGTGATACTTTTTCACTTTGTCACTTCCGCTCCATACTTTTTCTTTGGCATtatctatttatattttttgtttatgttttatttatgaaaaattattTACAATAACAATTTATAGGAGTAATAGATAAAatagtttctactttctacaATGGAAAATAGGTATAGTAATgcctattttcaaaataagttctaagcgaatgagagagagagagagagagagagagagagagagagagaaaggtttCCAAAAGGGTCTACTTCTTGATCGGACACATCGTGCTCTTGACGAAGCAACAACCACTGTTCGATGCTCTCACGGTTATATGTGATGCGGACGACGATTTTTACTGAGCCTATCATGATCAAAAGGGAAATGggtgaaaccatttaataaatgattcttTTTTTGATTTAATAATTTGAGTTTAATTATTTAAACTGATTTAAGttttgatttgatatgtatGAAACAAATAAAACGTCTGAATCTTCTAACATCTTCATGGCTTCATCCCACATGGATAAAATtgttaatgtattttttttgaaaaaataattattaataaaaaaaaaaaatagatataaaataattatttatatcTTTTTAAGTATTTAGCTCTGTCTTGTGCTTTCCCTTTAGCCTCAGCCTCTGTAGAAGGTTTTTCTAGTTTGTAAGTTATAAGGACAGCCGCCAGTAACTAATAGTATTAAAGAGACAAAACACTTGCTTACAGTTCTTCTTTGTCGCTCTTTGACATCATTGTGGTCTCACTCCATATTgatgaaagggaaaaagatcgtGCCACGAGCCATATTTTCTTTAAACGGAGCGTTAGACGCAACGGATCAATATAAATCGTTGATTTTAATTCACAATCATATGTACTGTGACTACTGTCCAACATGTGAACCCATAACTTGTTAACATTTTTCCTTTAACTGGCTAACACTTTTCCCTTAACCGGTTAGAGGAGaagacggaaaaaaaaaaaaaaaaaagaagccctCATCGAACATCAAAGGGTCTTCTTCTCGGCTCGTGGTGGGGAAAACCTTTTTTCTGGTAAATGTTCTTCCTTCATTTGTGAGAAATACCCCATTTGAGATCCAACATCGTTCCGGCGAATCTTCGCTATATTTCAATCAATTGAGAGAAAATCTAACTTGTACTTTGTACAACCATGGACACATGAAGGAAGATAAAAACAGAGTAATGGTAGATTGGCTTTGAATtgttagtcttcttcttctttattaatGGTAGATTAATTTTTGTGGTTAAGGGTAAGGAatttcaaacaggttcaggatTTGCAAACCCAAATCCTATAAAGACTGATGTATGAGTATGACTCTGGAAACATAAGGGTTGATTAAAATTTTTCTTGAAAACCAGCTATTTTTTTAGACTATTGTCAGAGACCTCAATCAATAATGTGTTGAATAATATTGTTCTTCGTGGAAAgttaataaatttatttttttctttttgggggtgCGAGACTTCAGAAGATTAGAAACACAGAGTCTTTAGAACCCTAAGAATCCAACTGAGAAATCCCCAAATCAAGAACTTGAATCCAACAGAGTCATCCAGTATAGGTACCTCATGTAAGCAGAGATGACTATTACTCTTTCAACCCTGTTCATGCCTTCCCTCTTCCCTACTCCTCCCCTAACCCCTCACCCCCATCCCAGTCCCTACCCAGGCTCTGTTTTTTCATCCCATCTCAGTAgaattccacttttttttttaggatatTAGGGTTTATTGCAGAGTTCGTGGTATTAACCTAATGTTCCCTCTTCCCTACTCCTCCCCTAACCCATCTATTGTCTTGATGATGAAATTGAAAGATCACATAAAACGAATTCTATGGACTGCGCAACAGAAATTGgaattagaaagaagaagaaaagtttttcaaaacttgtattttttttttaaattttattgaatACACTTGGGAATCTTGGTACAAGAGGCTAGTTTCAATGATGCACTATTCAAAAAGAAGTTGCAGGAACCATCATTCCgcattagggtttgaaaaaaaatttcttcttctcaaatCTCCGACGGTTTCAAtggttcctcttcttcatttgttGTCTTCGGCGTTGCCACGGGAGCTTTTCTTATCTTGGCTGATACCTGGAAACGCTATTTGTCGTGTCCATAGACGATCTGCAGAACACATATGacacttcttctccatctccttcttcgTCTCCAGCTGGTTTATCGCCAGAGACGGCCTGTTCATAACCGGAGAAGAAAGtaattttcatttcttcatttaaGTTGTTTTCATAACCGGAGATAGGAGGTGGTACTGGTAACCTTAGGTTAATTAGGTACAATTAATACCAACGGTTAAGATTGCAGTCATAAGAATCAACGGCTAACATTGATCTGTTGCGTTTAATGCTGCGTTTAAGTAAAATAAGGATAGCACTACGACCAATCACCCTGAAAAGTAATAACAACAATAATCCAACCTTATCTCAATTAAATGAAGTCCATTACATAGATTCTTATAAagacaaaatattaataataataaaaaaatgaacacaaCACAACAATTATAAATTAATCTTATTTAAATTAATAGGGattggatctttgccctccaattagct
This window encodes:
- the LOC122652306 gene encoding leucine-rich repeat extensin-like protein 6, whose amino-acid sequence is MLSSTSGFAIVILVIVAVSSTPINGDVSATPDSGVKCTPCEQHPPPPPPPSLPPPPPPPKNPYTQNCPPPPSSSGQSPPTPYYYITGPPGNLYPFDPYYSVSSRNSVAGIPLLVGCGLLGLLPFWRL